In a single window of the Minwuia thermotolerans genome:
- the pntB gene encoding Re/Si-specific NAD(P)(+) transhydrogenase subunit beta: MAQGLVTVAYIAASILFILALGGLSKQETARRGNIYGIVGMAIAIIATIAAPQVANYAVIAPAMIIGAIIGVYVARRVAMTGMPQLVAMLHSFVGLAAVLVGIGSYIDPNNVFIGVEKTIHEVEIFVGVFIGAITFTGSIIAYGKLDGRISGKPLMLPFRHGLNLIAVLICIWLGYMFLGVEDHGGVWALLIMAVIAFIVGAHLIMGIGGADMPVVVSMLNSYSGWAAAATGFMLGNDLLIVTGALVGSSGAILSYIMCRAMNRHFVSVILGGFGTAGGASADVEGETVATSHDNVAEMLTEANEVIIIPGYGMAVAQAQGTVSEITRRLRAKNVNVRFAIHPVAGRLPGHMNVLLAEAKVPYDIVLEMDEINEDFPKTDVVLVIGANDIVNPAAQDDPNSPIAGMPVLECWKARTTVVLKRSMATGYAGVDNPLFYKDNTRMLFGDAKESLDMVLSRLES, encoded by the coding sequence ATGGCTCAAGGGCTCGTTACCGTCGCCTATATCGCGGCGAGCATCCTGTTCATCCTCGCGCTGGGGGGCCTGTCGAAGCAGGAAACCGCGCGCCGGGGCAACATCTACGGCATCGTCGGCATGGCGATCGCCATCATCGCAACCATCGCCGCGCCGCAGGTCGCGAACTACGCGGTGATCGCGCCGGCAATGATCATCGGCGCGATCATCGGCGTCTACGTCGCCCGCCGCGTCGCCATGACCGGCATGCCGCAGCTGGTCGCCATGCTGCACAGCTTCGTCGGTCTCGCCGCCGTGCTGGTGGGCATCGGCAGCTATATCGATCCGAACAACGTCTTCATCGGCGTCGAGAAGACCATCCACGAGGTGGAGATCTTCGTCGGCGTCTTCATCGGCGCGATAACGTTCACCGGATCGATCATCGCCTACGGCAAGCTGGATGGCCGGATATCCGGCAAGCCGCTGATGCTGCCATTCCGCCACGGGCTGAACCTGATCGCCGTACTGATCTGCATCTGGCTGGGCTACATGTTCCTGGGCGTCGAGGATCATGGCGGGGTCTGGGCGCTGCTGATCATGGCCGTAATCGCCTTCATCGTCGGCGCGCACCTGATCATGGGCATCGGCGGGGCCGACATGCCCGTCGTCGTCTCCATGCTGAACAGCTATTCCGGCTGGGCTGCGGCGGCGACCGGCTTCATGCTGGGCAACGACCTGCTGATCGTCACCGGCGCGCTGGTGGGCTCCTCGGGCGCGATCCTGTCGTACATCATGTGCCGGGCGATGAACCGTCACTTCGTTTCGGTCATCCTGGGCGGCTTCGGCACCGCGGGCGGCGCGTCCGCCGACGTCGAGGGCGAGACGGTGGCGACCAGCCACGACAACGTCGCCGAGATGCTGACAGAAGCCAACGAAGTCATCATCATCCCGGGCTACGGCATGGCCGTGGCGCAGGCGCAGGGCACGGTCTCCGAGATCACCCGGCGGCTGCGGGCGAAGAACGTCAACGTGCGCTTCGCCATCCACCCGGTCGCGGGCCGTCTGCCCGGCCACATGAACGTGCTGCTGGCCGAGGCCAAGGTGCCCTACGACATCGTGCTGGAGATGGACGAGATCAACGAGGACTTCCCGAAGACGGACGTCGTTCTGGTGATCGGCGCCAATGACATCGTCAACCCGGCCGCCCAGGACGATCCCAACAGCCCCATCGCCGGCATGCCGGTGCTGGAATGCTGGAAGGCGCGGACCACGGTGGTGCTGAAGCGCTCCATGGCCACCGGCTATGCCGGCGTCGACAACCCGCTGTTCTACAAGGACAACACGCGGATGCTGTTCGGCGACGCCAAGGAGAGCCTCGACATGGTGCTGTCCAGGCTGGAGAGCTGA
- a CDS encoding ATP-binding protein, which produces MTAAARRPSLTRRMILLSVAGVLLVTAVSAWIGARLLERELDGLRDRELGRLADHIVHDLREQDLAAIRAGESIGPPQFAEIFSGAYWQVRPLAGDGEPLRSRSLWDTALPAAAVPDGASGFGFATGPLDQRLRIWIGRVSRPEGDFLVQVATDTADYDRIGRLMTRLATGAMIAEGVLAVLAVSVLGFMSLRSMRRFAGEIKALRNGEREELSEEVPAEIAPAAQEVNALKAAQNRLLARARDQAAGLAHSLKTPLAVMIQAAESDDRVPSELVRTQADQALRQVNLHLALARSAGGAHRNAATEVGPVLDGIARVLGPRLDEAGVALEISAPDAFRLPLEEADLYDVLGNLLDNAARHAERSIHVSAFANGTGDVVQVDDDGPGLKPAQVRQALSRGQSLDGAPGLTGLGLTLAQDIVQSYGGSLELTPSPLGGLRVTIRMGRV; this is translated from the coding sequence ATGACGGCAGCGGCCCGCCGGCCGTCCCTCACCCGGCGCATGATCCTGCTTTCGGTCGCCGGGGTGCTGCTGGTCACCGCGGTGTCGGCCTGGATCGGCGCCCGTCTGCTGGAACGGGAACTGGACGGCCTCAGGGACCGGGAACTCGGCCGTCTCGCCGATCACATCGTCCACGATCTGCGCGAGCAGGATCTCGCCGCCATCCGAGCGGGCGAGAGTATCGGTCCACCCCAGTTCGCCGAGATCTTCTCTGGCGCCTACTGGCAGGTGCGCCCGCTCGCCGGCGACGGTGAGCCGCTGCGCTCGCGTTCCTTGTGGGACACCGCGCTGCCTGCGGCAGCGGTACCCGACGGAGCGTCGGGCTTCGGCTTCGCCACCGGCCCGCTGGACCAGCGCCTCAGGATCTGGATCGGCCGTGTGAGCCGGCCCGAGGGTGACTTTCTGGTGCAGGTGGCCACCGACACCGCCGACTACGACCGGATCGGCCGGCTGATGACCCGTCTCGCCACCGGCGCCATGATCGCCGAGGGTGTGCTTGCGGTGCTCGCGGTCTCGGTGCTGGGCTTCATGAGCCTGCGCTCGATGCGGCGCTTCGCCGGCGAAATCAAGGCGCTGCGCAATGGGGAGCGCGAGGAGCTGAGCGAGGAAGTGCCGGCCGAGATCGCCCCCGCGGCGCAGGAGGTCAACGCCCTCAAGGCGGCGCAGAACCGGCTTCTCGCACGCGCGCGCGACCAGGCGGCGGGACTGGCCCATTCGCTGAAGACCCCGCTGGCCGTGATGATCCAGGCCGCCGAGAGCGACGACCGGGTGCCGTCCGAACTGGTCCGGACCCAGGCCGACCAGGCGCTGCGGCAGGTCAACCTGCACCTCGCCCTGGCCCGGTCCGCCGGGGGCGCCCACCGCAACGCCGCCACCGAGGTCGGCCCGGTGCTCGACGGGATCGCGCGGGTACTGGGTCCCCGGCTCGACGAAGCCGGTGTCGCGCTGGAAATTTCCGCTCCGGACGCCTTCCGCCTGCCGCTCGAGGAGGCCGATCTCTACGACGTTCTGGGCAACCTGCTGGACAACGCCGCGCGCCACGCCGAGCGCTCGATCCACGTCAGCGCCTTCGCCAACGGGACCGGGGACGTCGTCCAGGTCGACGACGACGGGCCGGGCCTCAAGCCCGCACAGGTCCGCCAGGCGCTGTCGCGCGGCCAGAGCCTCGACGGCGCGCCGGGACTGACGGGGCTGGGTCTGACCCTGGCCCAGGACATCGTGCAGAGCTATGGCGGCTCGCTGGAACTGACGCCCTCGCCGCTGGGGGGCCTCCGGGTCACGATCCGGATGGGCCGCGTCTGA
- a CDS encoding response regulator transcription factor — protein MRILVVEDEASLREGLKSTLQRVAYAVDTAEDADEADIRMDVAPYDLVLLDVNLPGLDGVSLLKNWRRKGVTTPVLLLTARDGWREKVAGMDAGADDYVTKPFHQEELLARIRAQIRRAAGKGVSVLTFGDLEIDTTAQRVFIGGQDVRLTGQEYKILSYLAHNAGRVMSQSQIIDHVQDENSETTSNGAEVLISRIRRKIGRHWIETIRGLGYSFRPDPGPAE, from the coding sequence ATGCGGATACTTGTCGTCGAGGACGAGGCCTCCCTCAGGGAGGGGCTGAAGTCGACCCTGCAGCGCGTCGCCTATGCCGTCGATACCGCCGAAGACGCCGACGAGGCCGATATCCGCATGGATGTCGCGCCCTATGACCTGGTGCTGCTGGACGTGAACCTGCCTGGCCTGGACGGCGTCAGCCTGCTGAAGAACTGGCGGCGGAAGGGGGTGACGACGCCGGTGTTGCTGCTGACCGCGCGGGACGGCTGGCGCGAGAAGGTAGCCGGCATGGACGCCGGGGCCGACGACTACGTCACCAAGCCGTTCCATCAGGAAGAACTGCTGGCGCGGATCCGCGCGCAAATCCGCCGCGCCGCCGGCAAGGGCGTTTCCGTCCTCACCTTCGGCGACCTCGAGATCGACACCACCGCACAACGCGTCTTCATCGGTGGCCAGGACGTCCGGCTGACCGGTCAGGAATACAAGATCCTGAGCTACCTGGCCCACAATGCCGGACGCGTCATGTCCCAGTCGCAGATCATCGATCACGTCCAGGACGAGAACTCGGAGACAACCTCCAACGGCGCCGAGGTCCTGATCAGCCGCATCCGGCGCAAGATCGGCCGTCACTGGATCGAGACCATCCGCGGCCTGGGATATTCCTTCCGCCCCGATCCCGGACCGGCCGAATGA